In the Castor canadensis chromosome 1, mCasCan1.hap1v2, whole genome shotgun sequence genome, GTGCCCTTGTGCCCAGAGTGGTGGAGGCAGGAGTGTGGAGGAGGCCACTCTCTGGAAGGGAGTAGCAGAGTCCACCCAAGGCCAACGCATCCACAGGCTGACAAACAACTTCTGGGTTAAGCTTAGTAATGACAATGGCATCAACTCAGGTCACCCAGGTTCCTTCCAGAATCTGGGACAAAAATATACAGAAGATAGGACaataaggagaggaggaagaagtagTTCCCCAGAAGGGCATCGGTGCTGTGAGACAGGCAAAGCCCAGCCCAGCTCTAGTCCTTGATCTCTTACTGTCTGCTTCTACAGCAGTCACAGTGATCTCTGTGTTTGTAAATAAGGGAGCACAGGATCCAGGACTATTCATTTAACAGAAAATTGAGATTAAACCTCCaacacagccaggtgtggtgatatacacctgtaatcccagcaattcagAAGGCAGAAACTGGAGGGTGGTAACTTGAAGGACaccttgggctacatagaaagaccctgttttttttgtcttgttttattttgttttggttggggagggaggagaaaaacaTTGCTATGATAATGATAGTTGGTACTCCATGGATGGCAGAGGAAGTTCATTAGTACTTAGCCTGCAATAGCTAACACATTGGAAAATCTATAACCTTCCTTTGGTTCATTCCCTCATTATGTGGGTGATGTTGAGGCAATTATAATGGGTGAAAAGTCTACTAGAGTTTGCAGTATTACTTCAGAAACTATGTGTTTTCTATCCTTTTCCTGTAGCTGATGCCTTATGGATAAGCTGAAGTTGAATTAagccaaaacaataaataaagtcaaataataagaacaggaaaaatattaaaaacagaattatcatatgattAACATATGGGCATAAGCCCCCAAGGAACTGAAAACAGGGTTTGAAGAGATATGTCTATACCAAGTTCACAACAATATCATCCACAATcaccaaaaaatggaaacaacccaggtgtccACCCACCAGTGAATGGATGAACACAACATGGAATAGTCATATAATGGCATAGTATTCAGGCTGAACAGGGACAGAAATGCTGACACCTGCTACAGCACTGATGaaacttgaagacattatgctaagtcaaAAGAACTagtaacaaaaaagacaaatattgtagaTTCCATTTGTTTGAGATACTTAGTCAAATGATAAAGAATGTAGAATGATGCTAACCAGGGGTTGGTGGATGGGTAGAATAGGGAGTTAGTGTTTAAATTGGGTAGGAGTTTTAGCTTTGCAAGATGAAAGGAATCCTGTGGAGCAGTGGTGGTGATGTGCAATTCACATTTCACAACAAAGTACATGTACTTAATGCCACGGAGCTGTACACTTGAGGATGGTACAAGTAAGATTTATGTGCTGTGTACATCTCATTGcccttaaaaataatttgcaaccaggcgctggtggctcacatctgtaatcctagctacacaggacacagagatcaggaggatgacagttcaaacccagtgcaggccaatagtttgcaagaccctgtcttgaaaaaccctatcacaaaaaaattgaactggtagagtggctcaaggtgaaagccctgattcaagccccagtaccaccaaaaaaagtaaatgaagtagGAATATAGCAAGAGACATAATTAAAATGACACCTGAATAAATGTTGGGAAAATAGttaatttttactataaaattttaattcattaagtTTGAAACTATACATAATTAAAAATCCAACTTAAGCCAgaactagtggctcatacctataatactagctgtgtgggaggctgagatcaggaggattgcagtttaaggccagctagAATAAACAGTTCAAGAGTCCTAATCTCCAAAGcaaccagagcaaagtgaactggaggtgtggcccaagtggtagagcacctgtgttgcaagcatgaagtcctgagttcaaacctcagtcaccttccccacacatacacataaaaaaaattcaacttaACAGCCAGGTGCTTTGGGCCACACaaagtcccagctactcaggaggctgaggtgggaggatcactagAGCCCAGGGGATGAATGCCAACCTTGACAACATGGCAAGAccatgactcaaaaaaaaaaaaaaaagccaactggTGAAAGCATATTGAGAAAGGAGTTTAAATCCTCCTCATAACCAAGGTGACCGACCTCAGTTTGCTTCTGCTATACACAAGGGAGGCCCAAACTGAAAGAGATGATAGGTACCCCCTCTCCCTGGGTCCCTGGTACAGGAGTTAGCATTGTTAGAGCACCACAAAATACTATTTAAGCACTGCTAATGTGAATTATAAGCCTTTATTATAAGCATCCCTTTTAATGTTTGTGTTTCTGCTAAGTGCGCTGAGATGTTGGAAGCTGGGGCAATTTGACTCCCTAATTGACAGCTCTAAGACCCTTCTCTGAGGCCCTGCTGCTGTTGCAAGTGAAGGACTAAGAGCTAAGCATCCAGCTGGACTGCCTCATCTCACCAGCTGCTTTGAACACGCCACAAACACAATAAGGAGGCCACACACCAAAGCACAACTCTGGCTCCGGAAAGCACTGACCCAGCAAACAGCTGCCATTACAAATCTTGGGAAACTCTAGATGGCCCTGTATAGATTTCTACCTAGACAAGAGTGGGAGCACTTCCCTGATGACACATTAGAAGACCTATGATTGGTATAGACACAGTCCTTCATTTCTATAAGGGACTACCACGGTGACTGATGCAAACACAACCCTTCCTTTGTATGAGGGGCCTGCACGTCATGAGTGTACCGATACctttggcacacacacacacaccccccctcTGGCTACATAAGCAGTCAGCTCAACTCACTATGGGCAGCTCAGAGACACTCTCCTGTgctgccaccccacccccagagtGGCAACATTTGGtctcaataaagactttctctTGAGTGGTCTCCTATCCACAAAAAAGCTGAAACACTTAGGGTTTGGGGCTCAAAAACCTGAGGCCTGAACGCTGTGCCACCACACTAGCTCTTGGGGGCCTTGAGCCTAAACCCCATGCCACCGCTCTTGCTGTTAAGGGCTTCAGGCAGAAGCCCAAGGTCCAAATCCTGTGCTGCTGCTCTAGATCTCAAAGGTTCAGCGCTGAGTCCTGCTGCCCACTGCCATCTACTGCCACCACCTGCAAATGTCCACCAAGGGCCTGGAATAATAGGAGCAGCTTCTCCTCACCTACCCATTTGTGATTTCTGTCTGGTTAGGGACAACATCCAGCTGGCTTATAACAAAACCAATTTTTATAGCATTAAGCATCACTGTCTAATGGCATTATCTCTTAAGACTATGTCTTTTTCAAGGCCATGACAACGTCTATTTTGCTGTGTAACAGGTATTATACAACCTTTCTGCCCTAGAATACCTGCTAATTTCTACAATTGCAGGAAATAAGCCCATCCTGGAAACACTTTCTATGATTAGTAGTTTGAAGCCATGTTTATAAGCCCCCAATATAGCAGCCACTAGACAAGGAAGGTTTTTGtacttaaattaaaaatgaatttttttggtCATACTAGCCATATTTTGAGAGATAAACTCATCCCAAATGTGACCAGTAATACTACTCAGCAGTGCAGATATAGAATATATCCATCATCCCAGAAATTTGTATTGGGCAGGAGTTGAAGCTTCTTGAGGGCAGGAACCTTCTGATTTATCAACAGTGTCCACTTGGTGCCTCCCGCAGAGAGACTTCCAAATAGGAGGACCTCACAAATGTGGAGTAAATGGCCAACAGTCAATGGAATACATGGAGAAGACTAAaggcaacatttttcttttttgagacagggtcccatgatgtagcccagactgaccttaaatttgtaatcctcttgccttagtTTCCCAAGGGCTGTggttacaggtataagccaccatgcctgtacCAGATAATAATTGTATAGCCGTGGAGCATGTTTGTATAGGGTGTTTTATATGTGGCATGTGTAAAGAGGGTACATAGGGACTACAGAAGCCTAAGGGTATAATATggttagattttaaaatgttgaaacacAACAAACAGTACTCCcatgaacaacaaaaatattgtATACACCCCAAAAGTGGACCTTCCTGCCCAAAGTGTGGTCCATGGGCCAGCAACACCACACCATGCAAGAAGCTTGTTACAAACATAACACAATGGCCATACACATTTTGGTTTGCACAATTGGAGAGAATCTTCCTGTGTGGATTTCTCAGTGTATGCCATGTTCTTATTACCATGCTTCTCCCCCTGGGCTCCAACTCCTACCCTCCAAAAATAGGTGCTGAAGGTAGAATCCTTGTTTAACAAGCTTCACAGTAGCCAAGTAACTGCCACTGTTTAGGGCCCAACAGCCCAAGGAAAGGCAGTAAATGGAACAGCGGTAACTTGCAAGTTCCTGTTAAGGGAAAAGCACAGACTCAAAAGAGCGACAGCTCTTTCGAAAGTCACGTTGTTAACATGAACTAATGTGTGGTGAGCATATCAGGTGGACAGTCAGTAAAGAAAGGTACTGTGTTTCActtaaaacaaaccaaagcaatttttttataaatgcaaatttaTAGGCAGTacacaaaagaaagcaaacatgTTCAATCTGGTAGACATTAAACATCATTCAACATCAAACTTACAAAGAAGTAAGCAAAATCTGTCATCAGTTCTAGACATTTGTCAAAGGATGGCCACACAAGTTTGGGATACTCTTATGAAGCAATCATTCTCATCCCTGACTCCTAGGCCACTAATTCAACCTCTCATCTTTCCTTAGGTGCCCTGATATGCCAAACTCAGGGAAAAGAAGCCAGGGTCATGGGTAACATAAACATTCCAACCCCTGGAAAACACTCTTGTTTTTAGTACTTACTGacgaaacaaagaaaaccaaagccaGCAAGGATCAAATCTCGAAACAGTAAGGCCCACACTTGTTATCTGTTACTGAGGAAGGCCAAGGGCCTCAAGAGGTTATCTATAGCCCTACTATTGATGCAGGAGCTCTGTAACAGCTTCTTAAAATTGGAATTAAGTGTCTTTAAGTCCCATCTGAACATACTGAGAAAGgaaatacacatataaaaatgttCTCAGTCTGAGGTTGTGGTGAATGACTCTAGTCCCAGggactcaggaagctgaggtaggagggttgCTTGAGCCCAGAAATTTGAGATCAGCAAAGATAacaaagtgaaaccctgtctcaaaataaatatgtaaataaacaaattttatattaaaattatcagTGAAAATAGTATAATCTCCACAATTGAAAGAATTGCTATTGCTCACTGGTCTAAAACAGTAGTATAAAGCACATTCTTTTAAACATGCATATGGATTTAATGTGCATAATTTGTCATGATGGCAAATGATCATTGATTATAAGATATATCCCATTTCAGTTATGTTAAAATTATGTGGGAAAGGTATATCTTTGGATGACTGAAGTGCAGCACTAATAATGTAATCCTCAGAAAACTTGAAAGAATGTATTAAACATTAAGCATACTAATTTTGCATCAATACCATATCCTTAaagtctcccatccaagtactaaccaggtctgaccctgcttagcttctgagatcaaaCGAGATTGggcgcattcagggtggtatggccacaCACCCATGTCCTTAAAGTATTTATCGTTTTTGTttcacttctcatttaaaatgagGAAGGGACTGTTCTAGCAGACATCttgcaaaaatgttaaaaacttaTGGATTTCTCAGTTTGTAAATcatctcattttcatttctagGATCACAGatcaggaaatgaaaaaaaaaatgaggcttaTGGCAAGTTCCTCAAAGTAGAGCCAGAAGGAAGAATCACATTTTGAAGGCGGGTTTCTTGAACCCTGCTGTATTCTctatatagaaattaaaaaaaaaaaggaaagaaaaaccaacAAGAGTCAGTATTCTTTGGTCCAACCCTATTGGTAAGGTgaagcaaataataaaaacatctgTTCCTTCCCAAAGTTTCCCAAAGATGCTCTTTCATGAAACTGCTCTTCCCAACTTCTCTGGCAGAATATGGACACCTGATCATTTGCTTGGCAAATCCATCCTACTCCTTTGTGGTTTTTCTCTATTACAACACTACCAAATTTCTCAAACACAAATGCCTTCTTAAGAATGCTCTGCACactagggaggtatgaggataggtaagacacccaaaaaactagatagcatttgttgccctcaacgcagagaaactaaagcagatactttaaagtgacagaggccaataggagacggaaccaggaactagagaaaaggttagttcaagaagaattaatttataaggtaacacacatgtacaagaaagcaatgcgagtcaactccctgtatagctatccttatctcaactagcaaaaacccttggtccttcctattattgcttatactctctcttcaacaaaattagagataagagcaaaatagtttctgcctggtagcgagggagtaagcggggagaggggaggagcggggggggggggggggggagaaggaagggggtcgggggcagggggcagaaatgatccaaacattgtatccacatatgaataaaagaaaaaaaattaaaaaaaaaaagaatgctctgAATGGTAAAGACCATAAAAATTACCAAAACAGCCACTGCCCAAACACAAGGCTGATAACAAGATCCTATTGTAGAAGACCACTggcaaatataaaacatttaaaaatttcttggcATATGTATAAATGGCTCTAGGAATTCTGACCCCCAACGTATGCTAAAACGTGCTAATGCTCTGCTTTGGCTTCTTTAGAAGTGGTGATTATTCAATGAAGTCACTAATAGAGCATCTTCTTTAGGTGTTAGTCCCTTTTGTCCTCAATTCTGGCAAGGGGCTTCACAGGGAAATCACCAGTATTAACTGAGAAGGACTCACATACCAATGCACCGGAGAGGAATTGGTTGGCAACATCAGCTGTGGGCACcatcaaaatattttcagatgtCTGAAATTCTTCCTTGTGTCATTCATCTCAACCATTTCGAAATCCATTTCATTCCACTTTTCTGTATCTTCTCTTTTGTTCTGTTTACCATAGACCAAATCTTGAAGTCTGAGCTTTCTggctctttctgtttctcttttgctgATGATCCAGAGGCAAAGTAGCTAATTTATACATCACAGGAAATAAAACAGCAGTGAATACTGCTGACCCCAAACAGGTGTACAGAACTACTGGTAAATCTGGGTATTTTCCTTGAAGAATTCCAATTACTGCAGGAATAGCCATTTCTCCCAGAGTACCACCAGTTACAAAAAAAGCTGCAGATTTCCCATTTATGGTTGTGTACTGTTCAATCCAAGAAACACCACTGGGAAATGTGGTGGCCATTGAGGCCCCATACACTGAAGATGCTATCCAGAGACACAGTGAGTTCTTATCAAACAGCACGAGAAATAAAGATGAGGTCAGACTGCCAACATTGCTCACCACAATCATGGTTCCAGGTTGTAAACATGTAGCAAAGAAGATTGCCAGGCCCCTGCAGGCTGCAAAGGTCCCCCAGAAGATGGAGTTCAAGCCAGCTGCTTCCTTTTCATCCATGCCAACATGAGTGgttgcaaatgagaaaatgtaagagCCATAGGTTACCTCAGctccaacataaaaaaagaagaacaggaaaaggagacagagaagggCCTTGTGGTATTTAGCTCTTCGATATTCCTGAGCAGATGCTGTTGATTTTTTCTTCCTTGagcttttcttaaaaaacagagcaaacagaaagacagaaactACTAGAATGTAAGTGCCAATGGAAGCATAAGCCCACAGTAAATTCATGTCTTCAGGTACTCCAAATAGAGAGCCTGAGTCAGCTTCAGATGATTGGTTCAAGGCTAGAGGGAGAAAGCCATTCTCTGTGTGGTTCTCAGCAGACATGGTGGTTGTACCCAAGGCCAATTTAGCCAGAAGGGGAGCCAGAAAGGCACCCAAGGCAAAACTGAAGTGTAAGGCCTGCATGTGTGGGGCTCCTTTGTCTCCCCAAATTGCCAAGATGAGAACATTCCCGCCTGCCAATGGAAGATATGGAAAATGGTATAA is a window encoding:
- the LOC109689728 gene encoding LOW QUALITY PROTEIN: sodium-dependent glucose transporter 1C-like (The sequence of the model RefSeq protein was modified relative to this genomic sequence to represent the inferred CDS: inserted 3 bases in 2 codons; deleted 1 base in 1 codon), which produces MTIAIVGPTFQDLARNVNRNISSLSEIFVGRAVGYLSGSVISGVLLDCMNHSLLLGVSMLATTVGLYLIPFCKTAVLLVVMMSVFGISFGAMDTGGNVLILAIWGDKGAPHMQALHFSFALGAFLAPLLAKLALGTTTMSAENHTENGFLPLALNQSSEADSGSLFGVPEDMNLLWAYASIGTYILVVSVFLFALFFKKSSRKKKSTASAQEYRRAKYHKALLCLLFLFFFFYVGAEVTYGSYIFSFATTHVGMDEKEAAGLNSIFWGTFAACRGLAIFFATCLQPGTMIVVSNVGSLTSSLFLVLFDKNSLCLWIASSVYGASMATTFPSGVSWIEQYTTINGKSAAFFVTGGTLGEMAIPAVIGILQGKYPDLPVVLYTCLGSAVFTAVLFPVMYKLATLPLDHQQKRNRKSQKAQTSRFGXYGKQNKREDTEKWNEMDFEMVEMNDTRKNXQTSENILMVPTADVANQFLSGALVCESFSVNTGDFPVKPLPELRTKGTNT